ATAAATCACAGATAGGTGAGGAGCAAGTGAAACTCAGCTGGGACAGAAGCACAGATGCAGACGGAGACGCCGTGCAATACCAGGTTTACTTCGGAGAAGGTAAACTGACACTCGTGAGTACACAGAGCGGCACTCAATATACTCCGACAGGAATAGATAGGGGAAAGGAATACACCTGGAAAGTAGTAGCCATAGATTCACTGGGAGCGAAGAGTGAAAGTCCTGTTTACACGTTCAAAACCAAGCCGAACAGTTCTCCGACAGTACCAAAGCTAACCTTCCCAACAGATAAATCACAGATAGGTGAGGAGCAGGTGAAACTCAGCTGGGACAGAAGCACAGATGCAGACGGAGACGCCGTGCAATACCAGGTTTACTTCGGAGAGGGTAAACTGACACTCCTGAGTACACAGAGCGGCACTCAATACACTCCGACAGGAATAGATAGGGGAAAGGAATACACCTGGAAAGTAGTGGCCATAGACTCGCTGGGAGCGAAGAGCGAGAGTCCTGTCTACACATTCAAAACGATACTTAACAGACCACCTGAAAAGCCAAATCTTACAGCCCCTTACAACAAAACAACGGTAGATTATAAGACGGTTACCCTCATCTGGAATTGCAACGATCCCGACAAAGACACCCTGGAATACGAACTCCAGTACTGGAAAAAGGGGAGCATTGCGAAGAAATCAACCACAACGACAACGCAGTACACAATAAGAAATTTGCAACCGGCCAGCACATACGAATGGAAAGTGATAGCCACAGACACATACGGAGCGAAAACGGAAAGCAATATCCAGGCCTTCAATACCGTTGAAAACAGATCGCCCAGCAGACCTGGAATAATAAGCCCCTCAAATGAAGAAAAGAACGTTGACCCCAAAGAAGTGAAACTGAGATGGAACTGCAGCGATCCAGATGGAGACCCGTTGAAATATGACGTCTACTTCGGTACCTCCAGGGATAAGTTGAACCTAATAAAATCGAACATAACAGCGAATGAAGCAGATCCGGGAACTCTAAAAGAAGAGACTACTTACTACTGGAAAGTAACAGCGAATGACGGGAATGACAACACCGTAGAAAGTGAAATCTGGGAGTTCAAGACGAAGCCGAAAGTAGATCCAGTTCTCTTGATTGCGTTGGGTGTAGGAGCAGTAGGAATAATTATCTTCGCGATATGGTATCTGGGGATATAAGGAGTGAGGGCGATGAGAATTAAGAGGACAATGATAATATTGATTGCGTTAGTGATAATAATTCTTATAAGTGCTTGCCCTATGATAAACAGACCTCCCAGAGAGCCGAAACTGGTTTTTCCTACTAATGGATCCGAAGTGCAGAGTATCCCATTGATACTTCAGTGGAGCTGTGAAGAGCCGGACGGTGACTACCCAATTAGTTACGACATCTATCTAGGGAAAAACGCGAATCCTTCCACTATAATACAGAGCAAATTCAAGTCTAGCGGCTCTACAATAAGCTACACGGTGAACTCACTGGAGAGTGGAGAGACATACTATTGGAGAGTAATAGCATACGACAATAAGGGAAGTTCTAGAAACGGTGCTGTATGGAGCTTCAAGACAAAAGAAAACAGGAACCCTGCGGAACCACACAATCCAGGTCCTGCAAACAACGCGACGAACCAGCCCTTAACACTTACACTATCCTGGGGATGCAGTGATCCAGATGGAGACTCTCTAACATACGATGTTTACTATGGAACTAGCAGCAACCCGACAGTGAAGGTATCCTCTGGCCAGAGTGGGAAGACTCTGAGCAGAAGCAACCTTTCACAAAATACAGCTTACTACTGGAAAGTGGTAGCTAAGGACAACAAAGGTGGAGTGACTGAAGGACCTGTGTGGAAGTTCACTACAAAAGGAAACAGTAACCCAGTACAACCATCTAGTCCAAGCCCTGCAAACAACGCTACTAACCAGCCCTTAACACTTACATTGTCCTGGGAATGCAGTGATCCAGACGGAGACTCTCTAACATACGATGTTTACTTTGGAACTAGCAGCAACCCGACAGTGAAGGTATCCTCTGGCCAGAGTGGAAAGACTCTGAGCAGAAGCAACCTTTCACACAATACAACCTACTACTGGAAAGTAGTGGCTAAGGACAACAAAGGTGGAGTGACTGAAGGACCTGTGTGGAGGTTCACAACACAGAGCAACAGATCACCTAATGTACCATCCAATCCAAGCCCTGCAAACAACGCTACTAACCAGCCTGTGACACTTACATTGTCCTGGGAATGCAGTGACCCTGAGGGAGATCCACTGACCTACGACATCTATTTCAGCACAAACAGCAACCCGGCGACAAAAGTATCCTCTGGCCAGAGTGGAAAGACTCTGAGCAGAAGCAACCTTTCATACAATACAGCTTACTACTGGAAAGTGGTAGCTAAGGACAACAAAGGTGGAGTGACTGAAGGACCTGTGTGGAGGTTCACAACATTAGCAGTTCCAGAAATGGTCCTTGTCGAGGGTGGCACGTTTATGATGGGAGATGAATTTGGGGATCTAGGGTTCCACTGCAGACCAGTTCACGAGGTAACTCTCGCATACGACTTCGAGATAGGAAAGTACGAAGTAACGTTTGACCAGTATGACACTTTCTGTGAGGCTACGGGCAGGAGCAAACCCGGCGATAGCGGGTGGGGAAGGGGACGGAGACCTGTAATCTACGTGAGCTGGTGGGAAGCAATAGCCTACTGCAACTGGTTGAGCCAAAAAGAAGGTCTTCCCGTTGCATATAGACTAGAGGGAGAAGTCAACGAAGGACAATTACTTGATTCAAGCGGCAATTTGACAACAGATATAACTAAGGTAGTTGGGTACCGTCTGCCGACAGAGGCCGAATGGGAATACGCGGCTCGTGGTGGTAACAATAGCAAGGGATACAAGTATTCTGGTAGTGATAATGTTGGTGACGTCGCCTGGTACACTTCAAACTCGGGGAGCAAGACACAAGAAGTGGGGAAGAAGGCGCCTAACGAGTTGGGGATCTACGATATGTCTGGAAACGTATGGGAATTGTGCAGTGACAGGTATGAAAACTACTCAAGTTCAGCGCAGACAAATCCCTACAATTACAGCGGTTCGGGCCGGGTGTTTCGTGGTGGTGGCTGGGGCAGCGACGTGGTGGGCACACGTTTGGTTTTCCGTGCCGGTATCGACCGCACTGGCGCGGACAACGAGATGGGGTTCCGGATTGCAAGGACGGTGCCTTAGGTTCTATGTTCTTCAGGACAATAATGCCATTTGATTTGCGAGGCGTTCTATATTGTGACATCTTTGGGGAAACTGGAACGAGTATAGGGAGGACAACTGTGAGAAGAGTCTTGTTTCTGCTGCTTCTGTTTACTTCAACTCTCTGTATTGCATTGACGCTTATTATTGTCGAATTCGCGGGAGCAACC
This genomic stretch from Mesotoga sp. UBA6090 harbors:
- a CDS encoding fibronectin type III domain-containing protein, yielding KSQIGEEQVKLSWDRSTDADGDAVQYQVYFGEGKLTLVSTQSGTQYTPTGIDRGKEYTWKVVAIDSLGAKSESPVYTFKTKPNSSPTVPKLTFPTDKSQIGEEQVKLSWDRSTDADGDAVQYQVYFGEGKLTLLSTQSGTQYTPTGIDRGKEYTWKVVAIDSLGAKSESPVYTFKTILNRPPEKPNLTAPYNKTTVDYKTVTLIWNCNDPDKDTLEYELQYWKKGSIAKKSTTTTTQYTIRNLQPASTYEWKVIATDTYGAKTESNIQAFNTVENRSPSRPGIISPSNEEKNVDPKEVKLRWNCSDPDGDPLKYDVYFGTSRDKLNLIKSNITANEADPGTLKEETTYYWKVTANDGNDNTVESEIWEFKTKPKVDPVLLIALGVGAVGIIIFAIWYLGI
- a CDS encoding SUMF1/EgtB/PvdO family nonheme iron enzyme, whose amino-acid sequence is MRIKRTMIILIALVIIILISACPMINRPPREPKLVFPTNGSEVQSIPLILQWSCEEPDGDYPISYDIYLGKNANPSTIIQSKFKSSGSTISYTVNSLESGETYYWRVIAYDNKGSSRNGAVWSFKTKENRNPAEPHNPGPANNATNQPLTLTLSWGCSDPDGDSLTYDVYYGTSSNPTVKVSSGQSGKTLSRSNLSQNTAYYWKVVAKDNKGGVTEGPVWKFTTKGNSNPVQPSSPSPANNATNQPLTLTLSWECSDPDGDSLTYDVYFGTSSNPTVKVSSGQSGKTLSRSNLSHNTTYYWKVVAKDNKGGVTEGPVWRFTTQSNRSPNVPSNPSPANNATNQPVTLTLSWECSDPEGDPLTYDIYFSTNSNPATKVSSGQSGKTLSRSNLSYNTAYYWKVVAKDNKGGVTEGPVWRFTTLAVPEMVLVEGGTFMMGDEFGDLGFHCRPVHEVTLAYDFEIGKYEVTFDQYDTFCEATGRSKPGDSGWGRGRRPVIYVSWWEAIAYCNWLSQKEGLPVAYRLEGEVNEGQLLDSSGNLTTDITKVVGYRLPTEAEWEYAARGGNNSKGYKYSGSDNVGDVAWYTSNSGSKTQEVGKKAPNELGIYDMSGNVWELCSDRYENYSSSAQTNPYNYSGSGRVFRGGGWGSDVVGTRLVFRAGIDRTGADNEMGFRIARTVP